The sequence GCACACGTCGACATGGGAGCGGATGGCGAGCAGGCCCTGGCTCACCGCGAGGTCGCAATAGCGCAGCGCCCGCTCGATCACCGCCTCATGGGTGAGGATGGGCTTCAGCTCGCCCCACAGCGCGATGCCCTCCAGCAGCGTGCCGGAGGTGTTCAGCCGCGGCAGGCCGAGCGACAGCGTCGCGTCCATGTGGAAATGCGGATCGACGAAGGGCGGGCAGACCAGCTTGCCGCCGGCCTCGATCACCTGGCCGGCCTCGGCCTCGATGGCGGGCTCCACCGCCACGATGCGCCCGTCGCGGCAGGCGATGTCGACGCCCGCCCGCCCGTCCGGCAGGCGGGCATTCTTCACCAGAAGGTCGAGGCTCATGCGTCCAGACTCACCTTTGGCCCTTGAAATAGGGCTTCATCAGCGCCCGCGGATAGTCCGCGCGGCGCGCCACCAGCACTAGAGCGGCAATGGAGAAAATATAGGGCAGCATCAGGAAGATCTGGCTCGGCACCACGCCGCCGGCAATCGTCTGGATGCGCAGCTGGTAGGCGTCGAGCGCGCCGAACAGCAGCGCCCCCAGCAGCGCCTTGCCCGGCCGCCAGGAGGCGAAGACCGTGAGCGCGATGCACACCCAGCCGCGCCCGTTGATCATGCCGAAATAGAAGGCGTTGAATGCCGAGAGCGTCAGGAACGCCCCGCCCAGCGCCATCAGCGCCGAGCCCGCCATGACCGCGCCGATGCGCAGCGCGACGACCGACAGCCCCTGCGCCTCCACCGCCTCCGGGTTGTCGCCCACCGCCCTGAGCGCGAGGCCGAGCGGCGTACGCGCCAGCACCAGCGCGAGGATGCCGACGCAGGCGAAGGCGAAGACGGTCAGCGCCGTCTGCTGGGCAAGGATCGGCCCGATGAAGGGCAGATCGCCCAGCACCGGCACGTCGAGCGGCGGGAACGGCTCGATACGCGGCGGCGTCGACACGTTGGGAAAGGCGACGCGGTAGCCGAAATAGGCGGCTGAGGTGGCCAGCAGCGTCACCCCGATGCCGGTCACATGCTGCGACAGGCCGAGCGGCACGGTGAGCACGCCGTGGATCAGCCCGAAGCCCGCCCCGGTGAGCGCCGCCACCATCACCCCGCCCCAGAGCGGGGCGCCCAGATACACCGCCAGCCAGCCGGACATGGCGCCGGCGACGAAGATGCCCTCGATGCCGAGATTGAGCACGCCCGCCCGCTCGCACAGCAGCGCGCCGAGCACGCCGAATATCAGCGGCGTGGCGATGCGGATCGTCGCGGCCCAGAAATTGGCCTGGGTCAGGATTTCCAGCGCGGACCACAGCATCACGCGGTCTCCCGGCGTATGAGGACGATGCGGAAGCGGGTCAGCAGCCCGCCGACCAGCACGCTGAGCAGGGCGAAGGCGACCACGAGGTCGGCGAGGTAGTTGGAGACGCCGATGGCCCGGCTCATCGAATCCGCGCCGACGAACACGCCGGCGACGAAGATCGCGGCCGGCACCACGCCGAGCGGCGAGAGGTTGGCGAGCGTCGCCACCACGATGCCGGCATAGCCGAAGCCGGGAGAGAGGTCGGAGGTCAGGTAGCCCTTCAGCCCCGCGACCTCGCTGGCGCCGGCCAGGCCGGCGAGGCCGCCCGAGAGGATGCCGACCAGCGCCATCGCCTTGCCGACCGGCAGGCCGGCATAGCGCGCCGCGCGGGCGCTCTCGCCCACCGCGCGGATGCGGAAGCCCCACACCGTGCGGCTGATGAAGACATGCAGCAGCACCGCCGCCACCACGGCGAGGACGAGCCCCCAGTGCAGGCGCCAGCCGGCCACCAGCTTCGGCAGCGTCGCCTCGTCGAGCACCGGCGCCGACTGCGGCCAGCCGAGCGCCATCTCGTCCTTCATCGGCCCTTCCAGCATCATCTGCACGAAGAGCAGCACGATGAAGTTCATCAGCAGCGTCACCACCACCTCGTCGGCGCCGAAGCGGGTCTTGAACAGCACCGGCACCAGCAGCAGCAGTGCCCCCGCCGTCGCGGCACCGACCAGCACCAGCGGCACCAGCACATAGGACGGCGCCTCGATCAGCCCGGCGCCGAGCGCCACGGTGGCCAGCGCGCCGGCATAGAGCTGGCCCTCGGCGCCGATGTTCCACAGCTTCGCCCGGAAGGCGACGGCGGCGGCGAGGCCGGTGAAGATCAGCGGCGTGGCGCGGGTCAGCGTCTCGGCCAGCGCGAAGCCGTTGCCGGCGGCGCCGTCGAACATCAGCGCGAAGGCGGCGAAGACCGGCGCCCCGGACAGGGCGAGCGGAATGGCGGTAAGCAGCAGCGCCGCCAGCCCCGAGCCGATGGAGACGGCGACGGTGAGCCAGACCGGCGTGCGCTCGCGCGGGACGAAGCGGATCATGGCGCACTCGCTCTGGGGAAAGACGTTTGCCGCTTTTTCCACGTCATCCCCGGGCGTGGCCCGGGGATCCACGCCTGTTGGCGAGGGGACGTGGATGGCCGGGCCGAGCCCGGCCATGACGAGAGACGCGCGGTTGGCGCATTGATGGCACGGTTCGCCCCCTCACCCGGCCCTACGGGCCGACCTCTCCCCGACGGGGAGAGGTGAAGCGGGATGCGCTCCGCCGACGCTGCGTCTTCTCCCTCTCCCCGACGGGGAGAGGTGGCCCGCGAAGCGGGTCGGTGAGGGGCGGCACGGTGTCGGGGCTGCAAGCCCCCCTCACCCCGGCCCTCTCCCCCTCGGGGAGAGGGAGCACTCGGCCACCGGCCGCACTCTGCGCGCCCATCCATCACGCCGCCTCCCCCGCCGAATGGCCGGCCATCATCAGGCCGACGGTGCGCACGTCGAGGCCGGCGGCGTCCATTGCCGGCGACAGGTGCCCGGCATGCACGACGGCGATACGGTCGGACAGCGCGAACAGTTCGTCGAGGTCTTCCGAGATCAGCAGCACCGCCGCCCCGCGTCCGCGCGCGGCGATCAGCCGGCGGTGCACGTCCGTGGTGGCGCCGATGTCGAGGCCGCGCGTGGGCTGATGCGCCAGCACCAGCTTGGGCTCGCGCTCCAGCACGCGGGCCAGCACCACCTTCTGCATGTTGCCGCCGGAGAGCGCGCGGATCGCCGCGTCCGGGCCGGGGCAGCGCACATCATAGGCGCGGATGGCCGCCGCCGCCCGGGTGCGGATGTCGGTGCGCCGCATCACCCCGCCGCGCTGGTTCTCCGGCGCGGAAATCGTCTCCAGCACGTAATTCTCGGCCACCGACAGCGCCCCGATGGTGCCGTCGCGGTGGCGGTCCTCCGGGATGCGGCCGACCTGCGCGGCCACGCGCCCGGCCGGGTCGGCCCCGGCCAGCGCCACGCCGGAAAGCTGCGCCTCGCCGGTACGCGCGGCGGCAAGGCCGGCCACCAGCGCGGCGAGCGCCCCCTGCCCGTTGCCGGAGACGCCGGCGATGCCGACGATCTCGCCGGCGCGCACCTCGAGGCTCGCCCCTTCCAGCCGGTCGCGCTGACCGGGGGCACCCACGCTCACGCCGCGCAGGCTGAGCACCGGCGCGCCGGGCGTCGAGGGCGGACGCTCGCGCGCCGGGATGGGCCGTCCGACCATGAGTTCGGCCAGCGTCGCCCGGTCGGCACCGGCGCTCGGACGGTCGGCGACCTTGGCGCCGCCGCGCAGCACCACCACGCGCTCGCACAGCGCCAGCACCTCGTGCAGCTTGTGGCTGATGAAGATGACGGCGAGCCCCTTGGCCGCGAGCTTGCGCACGGTGGCGGCGAGGCCGTCCGCCTCCTGCGGCGTCAGCACGGCGGTCGGCTCGTCGAGGATCAGCACCCGCACGTCGCGGTACAGAGCCTTGAGGATCTCGATGCGCTGCTGCTCGCCGACCGAGAGACGGGCGACCGGCACGTCGAGATCGACCGCGAGGCCGCTGTCGGCGATCAGCCGCTCGATCTTGGCGCGCGCCTCGCCGCGCCGCAGCCGGAAGCTCCACAGCGACTGCGTGCCGAGCACGATGTTCTCGAATCCGGTCAGGTTCTCGGCCAG comes from Ancylobacter sp. TS-1 and encodes:
- a CDS encoding ABC transporter permease; this encodes MWSALEILTQANFWAATIRIATPLIFGVLGALLCERAGVLNLGIEGIFVAGAMSGWLAVYLGAPLWGGVMVAALTGAGFGLIHGVLTVPLGLSQHVTGIGVTLLATSAAYFGYRVAFPNVSTPPRIEPFPPLDVPVLGDLPFIGPILAQQTALTVFAFACVGILALVLARTPLGLALRAVGDNPEAVEAQGLSVVALRIGAVMAGSALMALGGAFLTLSAFNAFYFGMINGRGWVCIALTVFASWRPGKALLGALLFGALDAYQLRIQTIAGGVVPSQIFLMLPYIFSIAALVLVARRADYPRALMKPYFKGQR
- a CDS encoding ABC transporter permease; the encoded protein is MIRFVPRERTPVWLTVAVSIGSGLAALLLTAIPLALSGAPVFAAFALMFDGAAGNGFALAETLTRATPLIFTGLAAAVAFRAKLWNIGAEGQLYAGALATVALGAGLIEAPSYVLVPLVLVGAATAGALLLLVPVLFKTRFGADEVVVTLLMNFIVLLFVQMMLEGPMKDEMALGWPQSAPVLDEATLPKLVAGWRLHWGLVLAVVAAVLLHVFISRTVWGFRIRAVGESARAARYAGLPVGKAMALVGILSGGLAGLAGASEVAGLKGYLTSDLSPGFGYAGIVVATLANLSPLGVVPAAIFVAGVFVGADSMSRAIGVSNYLADLVVAFALLSVLVGGLLTRFRIVLIRRETA
- a CDS encoding ABC transporter ATP-binding protein; the protein is MHPDPRPLVLSLTGITKRFGPLTANDAIDLDVRAGEIVALLGENGAGKTTLMSILFGHYVADEGSVHIAGDDGQLVPLPGGSAEAALRAGIGMVHQHFALAENLTGFENIVLGTQSLWSFRLRRGEARAKIERLIADSGLAVDLDVPVARLSVGEQQRIEILKALYRDVRVLILDEPTAVLTPQEADGLAATVRKLAAKGLAVIFISHKLHEVLALCERVVVLRGGAKVADRPSAGADRATLAELMVGRPIPARERPPSTPGAPVLSLRGVSVGAPGQRDRLEGASLEVRAGEIVGIAGVSGNGQGALAALVAGLAAARTGEAQLSGVALAGADPAGRVAAQVGRIPEDRHRDGTIGALSVAENYVLETISAPENQRGGVMRRTDIRTRAAAAIRAYDVRCPGPDAAIRALSGGNMQKVVLARVLEREPKLVLAHQPTRGLDIGATTDVHRRLIAARGRGAAVLLISEDLDELFALSDRIAVVHAGHLSPAMDAAGLDVRTVGLMMAGHSAGEAA